In the Topomyia yanbarensis strain Yona2022 chromosome 3, ASM3024719v1, whole genome shotgun sequence genome, one interval contains:
- the LOC131687007 gene encoding uncharacterized protein LOC131687007 has translation MFTVAQFFEKQQLRVLAVPVSWVRGGFLMWPKLPSNEKLDKLRMEGIEYHGATKKIPVIVGRKYKSLQAAEAAAEDLLKQEVSDIENKRNLLKHRKGKATDASPFKDYNKIIQEMSEISGQIGSVPLAQQKQVQWHRVQIDEKQIEDAPLQDKADETYGQTETVSQAVRILPMIQIPLQNFDSGTPPNPSSSVVSPRQTQSLPKSKLEAHPTSKNHNSVRCNICSAFVYFLLYVLFTYINANIFYYLLKKSSVFIQNGISTMIITVISSANECTSAILEVPEGMQQIQSVFVSDDNIIYINPSTEKPGVAGESGNLVCSLEATVATLKNEMTLMRNEMAQMSKSIITTVNTSVRQVVEDSLERNLPRLAAMLDMDRRDQSAAQEGTAAEEHILINDEDDLINFNKMLASKQVFNDYIKYFTKIIPPAAYYGKGDSACYLIVDCLFTRIFWNGFTWTGINRGNKSKRGFREFANVLQLLLTMVSVGDPTYTNIKLESFCKNRLFRYSKARSSSKKLRKSTCRRTKAKKGEADTVPIDNDDYNDETIDNITSDSNQDDSDADSDSRLDS, from the exons ATGTTTACTGTtgcacaattttttgaaaagcaACAGCTACGTGTTCTTGCTGTACCGGTTTCCTGGGTTCGTGGCGGATTTTTAATGTGGCCGAAACTTCCTTCCAACGAAAAGCTGGACAAACTGAGAATGGAAGGGATTGAATACCACGGTGCTACAAAGAAAATCCCAGTTATAGTGggtagaaaatataaaagccTGCAAGCGGCAGAAGCTGCCGCAGAAGATCTACTAAAGCAAGAAGTGTCCGACATCGAAAACAAACGAAATTTGTTGAAGCATCGTAAGGGTAAAGCTACTGATGCGAGTCCCTTCAAAGATTATAATAAGATTATTCAAG AAATGTCGGAAATATCAGGGCAAATTGGTTCCGTCCCTCTGGCACAACAAAAACAGGTTCAGTGGCACCGCGTTCAGATTGATGAAAAACAAATCGAAGATGCACCGCTACAGGATAAAGCCGACGAGACCTATGGACAAACTGAGACTGTATCACAAGCTGTTAGAATCCTACCGATGATTCAAATCCCattgcaaaattttgattctgGAACTCCTCCGAATCCAAGCAGTTCTGTCGTTTCACCGCGCCAAACGCAATCTCTACCGAAATCAAAACTGGAAGCACATCCTACAAGTAAGAATCATAACAGCGTGCGTTGTAATATCTGTTCTGCGTTTGTATACTTTTTACTGTATGTTCTATTTACATATATCAACGCAAATATTTTCTACTATTTATTGAAGAAATCTAGTGTTTTTATTCAAAACggcatatctacaatga TTATTACCGTAATATCTTCAGCAAACGAGTGTACGTCAGCCATTTTAGAAGTTCCAGAGGGTATGCAGCAAATTCAGTCTGTTTTCGTGTCTGATGATAACATCATTTACATAAATCCATCGACAGAAAAGCCTGGAGTAGCTGGAGAATCGG gCAATCTAGTGTGTTCATTGGAAGCTACAGTGGCCActttgaaaaatgaaatgaCTCTAATGAGGAATGAAATGGCTCAAATGAGTAAAAGTATTATTACCACAGTCAATACATCGGTTCGGCAAGTGGTGGAAGATTCCTTGGAGAGAAACTTGCCACGGCTCGCAGCAATGCTTGATATGGACAGAAGAGATCAGTCTGCAGCACAAGAAGGAACGGCAGCTGAGGAGCATATACTTATAAACGACGAAGACGACTTGATTAATTTCAACAAGATGTTGGCTAGTAAGCAAGTATTCAATGATTAC atcaaatatttcacaaaaattattcCACCGGCTGCTTACTACGGAAAGGGTGATTCTGCATGCTACTTGATTGTTGACTGTCTATTTACACGAATATTCTGGAATGGTTTTACTTGGACTGGTATTAACAGAGGAAACAAGTCAAAACGAGGATTTCGTGAATTTGCCAATGTTCTGCAACTGCTTCTCACGATGGTGAGCGTTGGTGACCCAACGTATACGAATATAAAATTGGAGTCATTCtgcaagaatcgtcttttccgTTACTCGAAAGCAAGGTCGTCCAGTAAGAAGCTACGAAAGTCTACGTGTCGCCGTACAAAGGCCAAGAAAGGCGAGGCAGATACAGTTCCAATTGATAATGATGATTATAATGATGAAACGATTGATAATATTACCAGCGATTCTAACCAGGATGACTCAGATGCTGATTCGGATTCAAGACTAGATTCTtaa